From the genome of Aspergillus fumigatus Af293 chromosome 1, whole genome shotgun sequence, one region includes:
- a CDS encoding multicopper oxidase, whose protein sequence is MGFFRDGLTSLGLLLLCFVSWGSAGVVRFKITLTWEDWTPTGIARKMILTNGQFPAPPLYVRQGDDVEFLVDNQLPFATAVHFHGIDQMGTPWSDGVPGLSQRPIPSGSSFLYKWNAGQYGSYMYHAHSRGQIDDGLYGAIYIRPGDEVEKPFWLISNRTREVKAMRRAEERTTPIVLSDWRQLTSEELWHAEEATGLDAYCVNALLVNGRGSVQCLDRSTLDRYSAAKWAFLGNSSLTDIGCAPPTIPLLQGDFPHNFSATPPTLFSGCTPSQGSTELLLVDPQASYASFDLISAAGVSMPTFSIDEHPMYIYAIDGRYIVPVRVDAITIGNGNRYSVMVKLDKPAGDYTVRVANAGINQLITANASMSYNTLFRAQSRPSQPSIDITGANTTADVVILDESRVIPFPVEVPAQDVAQTFFLDVARFNASYRWILGSSDFPLSVEESPPLLFNRSAAKPDLSISTRNGTWVDLIFRVTGPLQPPHPIHKHSNKFFVIGQGNGVFNYTSVTEARKHIPESFNLNAPQIRDTFATPPSVSGPTWLAIRYHVVNPGAFLIHCHIQIHLSGGMALAILDGVDKWPVDIPQEYQLAASGS, encoded by the exons ATGGGCTTCTTTCGCGATGGACTGACTTCCTTAGGCCTGCTTCTGTTATGCTTTGTTTCATGGGGATCAGCTGGTGTGGTGCGCTTCAAAATCACACTGACATGGGAGGACTGGACTCCGACTGGTATTGCGCGGAAAATGATTCTCACCAATGGCCAATTTCCAGCTCCGCCATTGTACGTGCGacagggcgatgatgtcgagtTTTTGGTAGATAATCAACTTCCCTTTGCTACCGCAGTCCATTTCCACG GTATTGACCAAATGGGGACGCCATGGTCCGATGGAGTTCCTGGTCTTTCGCAAAGACCCATTCCGTCCGGCAGCAGTTTTCTTTACAAATGGAATGCGGGACAGTATGGCAGCTATATGTATCACGCTCACAGCAGAGggcagattgatgatggcttATACGGAGCGATTTATATCCGTCCTGGTGACGAAGTGGAGAAACCCTTTTGGTTGATAAGTAATCGTACACGTGAAGTCAAGGCCATGCGACGAGCCGAAGAAAGGACAACCCCCATAGTGCTGAGTGACTGGCGCCAGTTGACGTCCGAGGAGCTGTGGCATGCGGAAGAGGCAACTGGACTAGACGCATACTGTGTGAATGCGCTATTAGTCAATGGAAGGGGCTCCGTACAGTGTCTAGACCGCAGTACGTTGGATCGGTATAGCGCGGCAAAGTGGGCATTTTTGGGAAACTCTTCGCTGACTGATATTGG CTGCGCGCCCCCGACGATTCCTCTGCTCCAAGGGGACTTTCCACACAACTTTAGTGCCACGCCACCGACACTGTTTTCTGGCTGTACTCCGTCTCAGGGATCGACGGAGCTACTCCTCGTTGATCCACAAGCTTCGTACGCCAGCTTTGACCTGATTAGTGCTGCTGGTGTGTCGATGCCTACTTTCTCAATCGACGAACATCCCATGTATATATACGCCATCGATGGAAGATATATCGTCCCGGTTCGAGTGGATGCCATCACCATCGGCAATGGAAACCGTTATTCGGTCATGGTGAAACTGGATAAACCGGCTGGTGATTACACCGTGCGTGTAGCGAACGCCGGAATCAACCAACTTATTACTGCTAATGCGAGCATGTCTTACAACACGCTTTTCAGGGCTCAATCACGTCCTTCGCAGCCATCAATCGACATCACCGGCGCAAACACAACAGCGGACGTCGTGATCCTCGACGAGAGCAGGGTGATCCCTTTCCCTGTGGAGGTACCGGCGCAAGACGTTGCCCAGACCTTCTTCCTAGATGTCGCCCGGTTCAACGCGTCCTACCGGTGGATTCTTGGAAGCTCGGACTTCCCGCTCTCCGTGGAGGAATCGCCCCCACTTCTGTTCAATCGCTCCGCCGCCAAGCCCGATCTTTCGATTTCAACGCGTAACGGAACTTGGGTCGATCTCATCTTCAGAGTCACCGGCCCTTTACAGCCACCACACCCTATTCACAAGCACTCGAACAAGTTCTTCGTCATTGGTCAAGGGAACGGTGTCTTCAATTATACCTCAGTGACTGAGGCGCGGAAACACATTCCGGAAAGCTTCAATCTTAATGCCCCGCAGATACGGGACACGTTCGCGACGCCTCCCAGTGTATCCGGCCCCACTTGGTTGGCAATAAGATATCATGTCGTGAATCCTGGCGCATTCTTGATCCATTGTCACATCCAAATCCATCTGAGCGGTGGTATGGCGCTGGCAATATTGGACGGCGTAGATAAGTGGCCTGTGGACATTCCCCAGGAGTACCAGCTTGCGGCCTCAGGATCATAG
- a CDS encoding Zn(II)2Cys6 transcription factor, whose protein sequence is MVFCGKPSKGCGQCRSRKIRCDQERPACSQCLKGNRVCPGYRDELSLMFRDESQQVVRKARNSAAARKSKTQARKAARRTLSPSESSPESTSGATTVSVGRSSDVIDFGHESPVQTELIERQPLTRIQPSYQTTQDEAVCYFLRYNRWPGFHWMLDLSPEFLASSGFSVSHEAMKASVGAVGTAMLGRVRQDMSMIIAAGAEYGFALQMLAFAVSDPAEVKANSTLGAVLMLAIFEVVTSRTTQNIEKWTNHLRGAAAILELRGPEQVQNEEGLKLFVQLRFQIITSCLQLSVHVPPSVLECAPLGMFLRPQTEAYGDRLVYILGQLANLRADVRQKYMTDNQEILTAAYDIEAELLAWIASLPPDFSYTTVENTYSDSEFKRLCRGILPYNNQYHIYSDLWICHTWNQYRCARIIVSEMILSCLRRLHRKSPGARAVSELQSHCIRIRSSTRQLAADICASVPYHFGVGSTGESQTGSVPLNECHTAGLVLLWPLVMAGATEGKNHPVRKWGIDCLRLIGHGMGIDQALALIDVLETEAGVFDGVGDDGVLIEESSSAIVKNKVLATAWKHLEDK, encoded by the exons ATGGTCTTCTGTGGGAAACCCAGCAAAGGATGCGGCCAATGCCGATCGAGGAAGATCCGGTGCGACCAGGAGCGGCCTGCTTGTTCGCAATGCCTCAAAGGCAACAGGGTCTGCCCCGGCTACCGAGATGAACTGTCGCTGATGTTCCGCGATGAAAGTCAGCAGGTTGTCCGGAAGGCCCGGAATAGTGCTGCCGCACGCAAGTCCAAAACACAGGCAAGGAAGGCGGCCAGGCGAACCCTTTCGCCGAGTGAGAGTAGCCCGGAGTCCACATCTGGTGCGACGACGGTCTCGGTCGGCCGGAGTAGCGATGTGATTGACTTCGGCCACGAGAGCCCGGTGCAGACTGAGCTGATAGAGCGGCAACCACTGACGAGGATCCAGCCGTCGTACCAGACCACGCAAGATGAGGCGGTCTGTTACTTCCTCCGGTACAACCGGTGGCCTGGGTTTCACTGGATGTTAGACCTGAGTCCCGAGTTTCTTGCCAGCTCGGGCTTTTCTGTGAGCCACGAGGCTATGAAAGCGAGTGTCGGTGCTGTGGGGACGGCGATGCTTGGACGGGTTCGGCAAGACATGTCGATGATTATCGCTGCTGGAGCGGAATATGGGTTCGCTTTGCAAATGTTAGCCTTCGCTGTCTCAGATCCAGCAGAGGTGAAAGCTAACTCGACACTGGGAGCGGTCTTGATGCTGGCCATTTTTGAG GTCGTGACCAGCCGGACAACACAAAATATTGAAAAGTGGACGAATCATCTTCGCGGCGCCGCAGCGATTCTGGAACTGCGCGGTCCAGAACAAGTACAGAATGAGGAGGGTTTGAAGCTGTTCGTCCAGCTGCGATTTCAGATA ATTACGAGCTGCTTACAGCTCAGCGTACACGTGCCGCCATCGGTGCTCGAATGCGCACCACTTGGCATGTTTCTCCGCCCACAGACAGAGGCATACGGTGATCGCCTAGTATACATCCTCGGCCAATTGGCCAACCTCCGTGCCGATGTCAGACAGAAATACATGACAGATAATCAAGAGATTCTAACAGCGGCCTACGACATCGAAGCAGAATTGCTAGCCTGGATtgcatctcttcctcccgaCTTTTCATACACCACCGTCGAGAATACATACTCCGACTCGGAGTTCAAGAGACTCTGTCGCGGCATACTCCCATACAACAATCAATACCACATCTACAGCGATCTCTGGATTTGCCATACATGGAACCAGTATCGTTGCGCGCGCATTATCGTCTCCGAGATGATACTGAGCTGTCTACGTCGACTGCACCGCAAGTCACCGGGCGCACGCGCTGTCAGCGAACTGCAAAGTCACTGCATCAGGATCCGCAGCAGCACGCGGCAGTTGGCTGCGGACATCTGCGCCAGCGTACCCTACCATTTCGGCGTTGGCAGCACAGGTGAGAGTCAGACAGGCTCTGTCCCCCTCAACGAGTGTCACACCGCAGGTCTCGTGCTGCTGTGGCCGCTGGTCATGGCCGGTGCAACCGAGGGAAAGAACCACCCTGTGCGCAAGTGGGGCATTGACTGTCTGCGGCTCATCGGGCACGGTATGGGGATCGATCAGGCCCTAGCTTTGATCGATGTTCTAGAAACCGAAGCGGGGGTCTTTGACGGCGTGGGCGATGACGGAGTGCTCATAGAGGAGAGCAGCTCCGCCATTGTGAAGAACAAGGTTTTGGCAACCGCTTGGAAGCATTTGGAGGATAAATGA
- a CDS encoding karyopherin beta: MNVTQVLEGTLSPDATTRTNAEQQLLHAAEVDFAGYLTTLGQELANESAAPHIRTAAGLALKNAFTFRDLAKLREVQERWISGISPEVKAQVKELALKTLASKDARAGQSAAQFIVSIAAIELPRNEWPELMNHLVQSVATGTDQLKQASLITIGFICESQDPELRESLAAHSNAILTAVVQGARREEPNMDIRNAAIKALSDSVDFVRSNMENEGERNYIMQVVCEATQADDLRVQAGAFGCLNRIMGSYYDKMRFYMEKALFGLSIMGMKSEEEDVAKLAIEFWCTVCEEEIAIEDDNAAAQAEGATEIRPFFNFARVACREVVPVLLQCMCKQDEDATEDEYNISRAAYQALQLYAQCVQGDIIQPVLTFVEENIRNEDWRHRDAAVAAFGAIMDGPDPKILEPLVKQALSVLISMMEDSSIQVRDSTAYALGRVCDFCSETLDPDVHLQPLITCLFNGLASSPKIASSCCWALMNVADRFAGDVGAHTNPLSKHFQDSVKSLLTLTERQDADNQLRTAGYEVLNSFVTNAANDSLPLVATLSDVMIQRLEQTIPMQQQVVSVEDRITLEEMQTSLTSVLLAIVQRLETEIKPQADRIMHVMLQVLSTVPPKSSVPDVVFATVGAIASALEEEFVKYMESFTPFLYNALGNQEEPALCSMAIGLVSDIARALNEKVQPYCDAFMNYLLNNLRSATNQLKPAILETFGDIAQAIGTQFDVYLPVVAQVLQQASAVTASTDVTMEMLDYIVSLREGIMDAWGGILLTYKGKPQAAQLQPYVESIFQLLHIISQDMSRSEGLMRASMGVLGDLADTFPNGEFASFFRNDWVTALVRETRNNREYSARTIDTARWTREQVKRQVNMSTAAAMA, encoded by the exons ATGAACGTCACTCAAGTGTTGGAGGGCACCCTGTCGCCAG ATGCGACGACTCGTACAAATGCTGAACAACAACTCCTCCACGCGGCGGAGGTGGACTTC GCCGGTTACCTTACTACCCTTGGCCAAGAGTTGGCGAACGAAAGCGCCGCTCCGCACATCAGAACCGCCGCCGGTCTGGCCTTGAAAAACGCTTTCACTTTCAGAGATCTCGCCAAGTTAAGGGAGGTACAGGAGCGATGGATTTCAGGGATCAGCCCCGAGGTGAAGGCacaggtcaaggagctggcGCTCAAGACTCTCGCTTCCAAAGATGCCCGGGCCGGCCAGTCTGCTGCTCAGTTCATCGTTTCGATCGCCGCCATCGAGCTTCCCCGTAACGAATGGCCAGAGCTGATGAACCACCTGGTTCAGAGCGTTGCAACCGGCACCGATCAGCTGAAACAAGCCTCCCTCATCACAATTGGTTTCATCTGCGAGTCGCAAGACCCAGAGCTACGGGAAAGCCTGGCTGCCCACTCTAATGCCATCTTGACAGCAGTTGTCCAGGGTGCCCGGCGCGAGGAGCCCAACATGGACATTCGTAAtgccgccatcaaggcccTCAGTGATTCGGTGGACTTTGTGCGTTCCAACATGGAGAACGAGGGCGAACGGAATTACATCATGCAGGTTGTCTGCGAGGCCACGCAGGCTGATGATCTCCGTGTCCAGGCCGGTGCTTTCGGATGCCTGAATCGGATTATGGGTTCATACTACGATAAGATGCGTTTCTACATGGAGAAGGCTCTCTTTGGCTTGAGCATTATGGGCATGAagagtgaagaggaagacgttGCCAAGCTCGCCATTGAGTTTTGGTGCACCGTTTGCGAGGAAGAAATTGCCATTGAGGATGACAATGCCGCC GCCCAGGCTGAGGGTGCCACCGAAATCCGCCCGTTCTTCAACTTTGCCCGTGTCGCCTGCAGAGAAGTTGTTCCTGTCCTGTTGCAATGCATGTGCAAACAAGATGAGGATGCCACCGAGGACGAATACAACATTTCCCGTGCGGCTTACCAGGCCCTGCAGCTTTACGCTCAGTGCGTGCAGGGTGATATCATCCAACCTGTCCTGACCTTCGTCGAGGAGAACATCCGCAACGAGGATTGGCGTCACCGTGATGCCGCAGTCGCTGCATTTGGCGCTATTATGGACGGTCCTGACCCTAAGATTCTGGAACCTTTGGTCAAGCAGGCCCTGAGTGTTTTGATTAGCATGATGGAGGATAGCTCCATTCAGGTCCGCGACTCTACGGCCTACGCGCTCGGGCGCGTTTGTGACTTCTGCTCTGAGACCCTCGACCCTGACGTGCACCTACAACCCCTTATTACTTGCCTTTTTAACGGTCTTGCTAGTAGCCCCAAGATTGCCagttcttgctgctgggcTTTGATGAACGTTGCCGATCGGTTCGCCGGTGATGTCGGTGCTCACACCAACCCACTGTCGAAGCACTTCCAGGACAGTGTTAAGTCCCTCCTTACCCTCACAGAGAGGCAGGATGCCGACAACCAGCTCCGCACCGCTGGATATGAGGTGCTCAACTCGTTCGTCACCAACGCCGCGAACGACAGCCTGCCCCTGGTCGCGACACTGTCCGATGTTATGATCCAGCGTCTGGAACAGACCATTCCCATGCAACAACAGGTCGTCAGTGTCGAGGATCGTATCACCCTCGAGGAGATGCAAACCTCATTGACCAGTGTACTCCTG GCTATTGTTCAGCGTCTTGAAACGGAGATCAAGCCCCAGGCGGACCGCATCATGCATGTCATGCTCCAGGTTCTCTCCACCGTTCCCCCCAAGTCCAGTGTTCCTGACGTGGTGTTCGCCACTGTGGGTGCTATCGCCAGCGCTCTCGAGGAGGAGTTCGTCAAATACATGGAATCCTTCACTCCTTTCCTATACAACGCTCTCGGAAACCAGGAAGAGCCAGCCCTCTGCTCCATGGCCATTGGCCTCGTCAGTGATATCGCCCGTGCATTGAACGAGAAGGTCCAGCCTTACTGCGATGCTTTCATGAACTACCTGCTGAACAACTTGAGG AGTGCCACCAATCAGCTTAAGCCCGCGATTCTCGAAACCTTTGGAGACATTGCCCAGGCTATCGGGACTCAATTTGATGTATACTTGCCTGTCGTCGCCCAGGTCCTTCAGCAGGCATCGGCCGTCACAGCCAGTACCGACGTAACTATGGAAATGCTTGACTACATCGTCTCGCTCCGTGAGGGCATCATGGATGCCTGGGGTGGGATCCTTCTGACCTACAAGGGCAAGCCTCAGG CCGCTCAGCTCCAGCCCTACGTCGAGTCGATtttccagctcctccacatTATCTCTCAGGACATGAGCCGCAGTGAGGGTCTCATGAGGGCATCTATGGGTGTTCTTGG TGATCTCGCAGATACGTTCCCCAATGGAGAGttcgccagcttcttccgcaaTGATTGGGTCACCGCGCTTGTTAGGGAGACTAGGAACAACCGGGAATACAGCGCTCGCACTATTGACACCGCTCGGTGGACACGCGAGCAGGTCAAGCGTCAGGTCAACATGTCCACGGCGGCTGCCATGGCTTAA
- a CDS encoding 40S ribosomal protein uS8 encodes MVRTSVLNDALNAINNAEKAGKRQVLIRPSSKVIVKFLSVMQKHGYIGEFEEVDDHRSGKIVIQLNGRLNKCGVINPRYPVQLPDIEQWAVQLLPSRQFGYVVLTTSAGIMDHEEARRKHVAGKLLGFFY; translated from the exons ATGGTCAGAACTTCCGTCCTCAACGATGCGctcaacgccatcaacaacgccgAGAAGGCCGGTAAGCGCCAGGTCCTGATCAGACCTAGCTCCAAGGTCATTGTCAAGTTCCTCAGCGTCATGCAGAAGCACG GCTACATTGGCGAGTTCGAGGAGGTCGATGACCACCGCTCTGGCAAGATCGTCATCCAGCTCAACGGTCGTCTCAACAAGTGCGGTGTCATCAACCCCCGCTACCCCGTTCAGCTCCCCGACATCGAGCAGTGGGCCGTCCAGCTCCTGCCCTCCCGTCAGTTCGGCTACGTCGTCCTGACCACCTCCGCTGGTATCATGGACCACGAGGAGGCTCGTCGCAAGCACGTTGCTGGCAAgctccttggcttcttctACTAG
- a CDS encoding phosphatidylserine decarboxylase 1, translating into MALCLSNCSASFRRKLTIAPDGGRAAVMDMVSFRAAGRRRTGPREFSTKSWKQYNDQNKHERSSPRSSFGSRLRFALRTTKVEWYPIPVGLGIGLLGLLHFYKSQRAERERAEREALGESFDFEKPPPRPRVRPSGPWQVQILSTLPLKAMSRWWGAFNELELPYYLRVPGFKLYSWIFGVNLDEVAEPDLHTYPNLAAFFYRKLKPGVRPIDPDPHAIVSPSDGRILQFGLIDRGEVEQVKGITYSLDALLGAATPSSADHSKKFMNHMAEPSQKDAANMLADEEFAKVNGISYTLPTLLAGDKGGARRRAASLDASTKSEAAAEEAVKAEIARGDGSPWYAPKPTSNNALYYVVIYLAPGDYHRFHSPVSWVVESRRHFAGELYSVSPYLQRHLPGLFTLNERVVLLGRWRWGFFSYIPVGATNVGSIKINFDSELRTNSLTTDTAADRAAALAAQRGEQYPGFVEATYLHASRTLGGHPLQRGEEMGGFQLGSSIVLVFEAPMGTRKSFDIGWEGGKREGGWNWTIEKGQRIKMGQKLGYVDIQE; encoded by the coding sequence ATGGCCCTGTGCCTCTCCAACTGTTCTGCGTCCTTTCGCCGGAAGCTCACGATTGCCCCTGATGGGGGCAGAGCTGCAGTGATGGATATGGTGTCTTTCAGAGCAGCTGGTCGTCGCCGGACCGGTCCTAGAGAATTTTCGACAAAATCATGGAAGCAGTACAATGATCAGAACAAGCATGAGCGTTCGTCGCCAAGGAGCTCCTTCGGATCTCGGCTTCGATTTGCCTTGCGAACCACGAAAGTAGAATGGTACCCAATTCCTGTCGGTCTGGGTATCGGTTTACTGGGTTTACTGCACTTTTACAAGTCACAGCGGGCGGAAAGAGAACGTGCCGAGAGGGAGGCACTTGGAGAGTCGTTTGATTTCGAGAAACCTCCTCCACGTCCCCGAGTCAGGCCCAGCGGACCATGGCAAGTCCAGATCCTGTCGACATTGCCTCTCAAGGCAATGTCTCGCTGGTGGGGAGCCTTCAACGAGCTGGAACTCCCTTATTATCTTCGTGTTCCTGGATTCAAGCTTTATTCCTGGATCTTCGGTGTCAATCTGGATGAAGTAGCCGAACCAGACCTTCACACGTATCCGAACTTGGCCGCCTTCTTCTATCGCAAACTAAAGCCAGGCGTACGACCAATAGATCCTGACCCTCACGCCATTGTCTCCCCGTCAGATGGCCGCATTCTGCAATTTGGTCTGATTGACCGCGGTGAGGTGGAACAAGTCAAGGGTATAACGTACAGCTTGGATGCGCTCTTAGGTGCTGCCACACCGTCTTCCGCTGACCACAGCAAGAAATTTATGAACCATATGGCAGAGCCATCCCAGAAAGATGCGGCTAATATGCTAGCTGATGAGGAATTCGCCAAAGTGAACGGTATCTCGTATACACTGCCGACCCTCCTTGCAGGAGACAAGGGAGGGGCACGGAGACGGGCGGCTTCTTTGGACGCATCCACAAAGTCAGAagctgctgcagaagaagcagtgAAGGCCGAAATTGCTCGCGGGGATGGCTCTCCTTGGTATGCGCCTAAGCCGACATCGAACAATGCACTCTACTACGTGGTAATCTATCTGGCGCCCGGTGACTATCATCGCTTCCACTCTCCCGTGTCATGGGTTGTTGAGAGCCGTCGCCATTTTGCAGGAGAACTGTACTCTGTTTCGCCTTACCTTCAGCGTCACTTGCCCGGTCTTTTTACTCTGAATGAGCGAGTTGTTCTACTGGGTCGCTGGCGATGGGGCTTTTTCAGTTATATCCCCGTAGGCGCCACGAACGTGGGGTCCATCAAGATCAATTTTGACTCAGAATTACGCACGAACAGCCTCACAACAGACACGGCTGCCGATCGGGCTGCAGCACTTGCCGCACAAAGGGGGGAGCAATACCCCGGATTTGTTGAGGCAACCTATCTCCATGCAAGCAGGACGCTAGGAGGCCACCCCCTGcagagaggagaagaaatggGTGGCTTCCAATTGGGTAGCTCCATCGTGCTTGTCTTTGAGGCTCCGATGGGAACCAGGAAATCATTCGATATTGGTTGGGAAGGAGGGAAACGTGAAGGAGGATGGAACTGGACCATTGAGAAAGGTCAGCGGATCAAAATGGGCCAGAAGTTAGGTTACGTGGATATTCAGGAATAG